Genomic segment of Microbacterium sp. M28:
TCCTGCTGCTGGCGTTCGGCATCGTGCGCACCGTCCTGCGGCGTCGTCGCGATCGCGCGGTGGCGGCGGAGGACGCCGACGCCACGGCATCCTCCGCCGCCACCGCCTCCGACGAAGGAGATCGATGACCAGCCTCGGCCGGGCCAGTGCGCTGCTGGGCGCGGGAACACTCGTCTCCCGCCTGACCGGGCTGCTGCGCACGATCGTGCTCGTCGGCGTCGTCGGGTCTGTCGGCTCGAAGGCAGCGGACGCGTTCGCGGTCGCCAACCAGCTTCCCAACAGCGTGTTCAACCTCATCTCGGTCGGCGTTCTGACGGCCGTGATCGTGCCGCAGATCGTGAAGGCGAGCAAGGACGCCGACGGGGGGAATGCGTTCATCTCGAAGCTGTTCACCCTCGGGACGGTCGTCCTGGTCATCGCCACAGCCGCGGCGATGGTCGCAGCGCCCTGGCTGGTGACCCTGCAGCTCAAGGCGTACAACGTCGAGCAGCTCGCCCTCGCGACGGCGTTCGCGTACTGGTGCCTGCCCCAGATCCTGTTCTACGGGCTGTACGCCCTGGTCGGCGAGACCCTCAACGCGAAACGCATCTTCGGCCCGTTCACGTGGGCACCGGTCGCGAACAACATCATCTCGATCATCGGCTTCCTGCTCATCGGCGCCCTCTTCGGCAGCGACCTCGTGACCGTCGCGGACTGGACGCCCGACATGATCGCCTGGCTCGGTGGGACGGCGACCGCCGGCATCATGGTGCAGGCCGGCATCCTGCTGCTGTTCTGGCGAAGGACCGGACTCGCGCTCAAGGTCGACTTCCGCTGGCGCGGCGTCGGCCTCGGCAACGTCGGACGCATCGCCGGCTGGACGCTGCTGATGGCGCTGTCGAGCATGGCGGCCGGTTTCTATCAGAACTGGGTGGTCAGCGAGGCTTCCGGGTACGGCGCCGGCGTGTTCGTGATGAACAACGCCTGGTTGATCTTCATGCTGCCGTACTCGATCATCGTGCACTCGATCGGCACCCCGTACTTCACCCAACTGTCCGAGCACGCTGCCGCCGGACGCGACGACGACGTGCGAGGCGACATCTCCCGCAGCATCCGCACGCTCGGGTTCTTCCTGATGGGTGCGATGGCGGCCGTCGTCGCAGCGGCCGTGCCGGCCTCCCGGGTCTTCACGAACTCCTCCTCGGATGCGGTGGATGCCGCCGTCGTCCTCGCCTGCTACCTCGTCGGACTGCTGCCGTTGGCCGTCCTGTTCATCATCCAGCGCACGTTCTACGCGTACGGCGACACCAGGACGCCGTTCTTCTTCACGCTCTTCCAGTGCGCGCTCGTGGCCATCACGGCGACGATCGCCTGGGGACTGTCCGCATCGGGCACGCTGCCGCTCACCCTGCTCGCCGCCGCGGTCGCGCTCGGCCAGTCGATCGCCGGCACGGTGCAGACGATCGTGGCGACGATCCTGCTGCGCCGCCGGCTCGGGTCTCTCGAAACGGGACGTTGGATGCTGTCACTCGGCCGGTTCACCCTCGCGGCGATCCCCGCAGGCGCCGCCGGCTGGGGCGTCTTCCTGCTGCTCGGCGGGGTGGACGGTTGGACCACCGCCGACAAGATCCTCGGCGTGCTGGGAGCGGGCATCATCACGGTCACGTCCGTCGCCGTCTACGTGGTCTTCCTGTGGGTGCTGCGGGCGCCGGAGCTGCAGGTCGCGAAGGGCGTCGTCCGACGCATCCTGCCTGGGCGTTGAGGCGCCCCTCGGGGAATGCCTCGCCGTTACCATGGGTTGAAGCAGTGGAACGAGGAGAGCATATGCGTCAGGTCATCATCATCGGCTCCGGCCCGGCCGGATTCACGGCCGCCATCTACGCGGCGCGCGCGAGCCTCGAACCGCTGCTCATCGCGAGCTCGGTCGAGGTCGGCGGAGAGCTGATGAACACCACCGAGGTCGAGAACTACCCCGGCTTCCCCGACGGCATCCAGGGCCCCGAGCTGATGGCCAAGTTCCAGCAGCAGGCCGAGAGATTCGGCACCGAGGTCGTGTACGACGACGTGACCTCGCTCGAGCTCGACGGCACCGTGAAGAAGGTCACGCTCGGTTCGGGCACTGTCCACGAGGCCAGGACGGTCATCTACGCGACCGGCTCGGCGTACCGCAAGCTCGGCGTCGAGGGCGAAGAGCGTCTCTCCGGCTATGGCGTCTCCTGGTGCGCGACGTGCGACGGCTTCTTCTTCCGCGAGAAGACGATCGCCGTGGTCGGCGGCGGCGACTCCGCGATGGAGGAGGCCACCTTCCTCACGCGCTTCGCCGAGAAGGTCTACGTCATCCACCGCAAGGACACCCTGCGCGCCTCCAAGATCATGCAGGAGCGGGCGTTCGCGAACGAGAAGATCGAGTTCATCTGGAACAGCGAGGTCGCCGAGATCCTGGGCGACGGCGCCGTCACCGGCGTGCAACTGCGTTCCACGACCGACGGCTCCCTGCGCGATCTTCCGCTCGACGGCCTGTTCGTCGCGATCGGCAACGACCCCCGTACGCACCTCGTGCACGGCAAGCTCGACCTGACCGCCGAGGGCACCATCTGGGTCGACGGACGCACCTCTGTGACGTCGAAGCCCGGAGTCTTCGCCGCCGGTGACGTCATCGACCCGCACTACCGTCAGGCGATCACCGCGGCCGGCTCCGGCACCGTCGCGGCGCTGGATGCCGAGCACTTCCTCGCGGATTTTGAGGATGCTTCCGTCGAGGTCCCGGCCGCGGAAGCCGCCGAGGTCATCGTCGGCTAGGGAACACTTTCCACCCTCCTGCTGTTGGGGCAGGTGAGACTTCGATCAAGGAGAAGACTGATGACTGCTAAGGCGACGAGCCAGGCGACGTGGGATCAGGATGTGCTGCAGGCCGAGGGCACCGTTCTGGTGGACTTCTGGGCGGAGTGGTGCGGCCCGTGCCGCATGGTCGCGCCCGTTCTGGACCAGATCCAGTCCGAGCACCCTGAGAAGATCACGATCCTCAAGCTCAATGTGGATGAGAACCCCGAGCTGGCGATGAAGTACCAGATCACGTCGATCCCGGCGATGAAGGTCTTCTCCGCGGGCGAGGAGCGCAAGACGATCATCGGCGCCAAGCCGAAGTTCGCGCTCGAGCAGGACCTCGCCGAGTTCATCGGCTGAGTGTCTCCGACGCTTCACGGCCCGTCCCTCTTCGTCGAGGGGCGGGCCTTCGTCATTTGTCGTAGACCGGAACGGACGCGAGCCCACGCGCCTGACGCGCCCGGTCCACGATCTGCTGGATGACGGCGGTCTTGCCTGCGTTGTAGCGCGCACGGCCGGCGGCGGCATCCCGCGCGGCGGCCAGTTTGGCCTCCTGGTAGAGCGCCGCATCGTCCGGGTGCGCGAGGAGCCAGTCGCGCAGGATGCGCTGGTTCGCCGTGTCCCACTGCTCGGGCGGGAAGAAGTGGGCGATGCGGGTACGGACCCCGCCCGGTTCGAACACCATCACCGGATGCGTCCGCACCCCGCTGCCTATCCGCCAGCCGGCCGCCTCGAGGCGCACCCGAAACGCGTCCAGCTCGTCTGCGGCCGTGAGGTGCACCGCGACATCGATGATCGGCTTGGCCGTCAGCCCCGGCACGGCCGTGGAGCCGATGTGCTCGATCTCCCATTCCGCGTTTCCGAGTCCGCGCAGCTCCGCGGCGACGTCTTGGAACATCTCCGGCCAGGCGGGGTCGTAGTCGACGAGCATGGCTCAGGCTGTCGCCGAGCTAGGAGGCGTCCGCGATCGTGGCGTCCCAGCGGCGGTACTTCGGCCCGTCCCCCAGGAGCTTCCAGACCGCCGGGGTCAGAGGCGGATACTCCAGGGCGATCTGACGAAGGACGCGGTAGTGACGAGCCGCGTTGGGGCGGACGCCGTCGTTGGCGGAGATGTTGTCCGCCCGCAGCAGGTACACGACGAGTTCGTCGACGCTCGGCAGGTCCTCCATGAAGTCCCACGGGTCCTCGCCGCCGAGAAGCCGCTCCTGGATGAGGACGGCCAGTTCGTCGGCCGCTTCGGCGCGGAGCACTTCGAGGCTTGCTCGGCGGGGAATGGCTTCAGTCACCCATCAAGCCTACGCGCGCTTCTTGTGACCTCGGTGGGTGATCTCGACGACGTCGGTCATGGTCTCGAGTTCGCGTCCCTTGGTCTCCGGGACCCGGAAGTACACGAAGAAGAACGACAGAGCCGCGAAGAACGCGTAGAAGCCGTAGGCGAACGTGAGCCCGATCTCCGCGAAGGCCGGGAACGTCGTCGAGATGAAGAAGTTCGCGATCCACTGCGCGGCCGCCGCGACGGCCAGAGCGCCGGCGCGGATGGAGTTCGGGAACATCTCACCGAGCAGAACCCAGACCAGCGGTCCCCAGGTCGCTCCGAAGAACACCACGAAACCGTTGGCGCACACGAGCGCGACCAGCGACCACGGCTGCGGAAGGACGACGCTGCCGTCCTGAAGAGTTCCGAACGAGAACGCGACGGCCATGAGACCGAGAGTGATCGTCATGCCGACGGAACCGATCAGCAGCATGGGCCGTCGACCGACCTTGTCGACGAGCAGGATCGCGACGATCGTGACGACGATGTTGGTGATCGAGGTGATCACGGAGGTCAGGAGGGCGTTCGATTCGTCGAAACCGACCGACAGCCACAGCGTCGTCGAATAGTAGAAGATCACGTTGATGCCGACGAACTGCTGGAAGACGCTGAGCAGGATGCCGACCCACACGATCGGCTTCAGCCCGAAGAGGTTGCCGCGCAGATCGCGCAGGGACTCCCTCTTCTCGGTGTTGATGGTCGCCTGGATCTCCTGGATCTTCAGATTCACGTCGGTCTCGCCCGTGAAGTCGTACAGGACCCGCGACGCCTTGTCGAGCTCTCCCCGCGCGACGAGGAAGCGCGGCGACTCAGGCAATCGCAGCGCCATCACGCCGTAGACGATCGCCGGCACGGCCTCGGCCATGAACATCCATCGCCAGGCATCCAGTCCGAACCACAGCGGATCGGCCGCGCCTCCGGCGACGTTCGCGAGGATCGCGTTCGAGACCAGCGCGGTGAAGATGCCGAGCACGATCGCGAGCTGCTGGAGCGACCCGAGTCGTCCGCGGATGCGGGCCGGTGACACTTCGGCGATGTACGCCGGGGCGATGACGGATGCCGCGCCGACCCCCAGACCACCGATCACGCGCCAGATGATCAGATCGATGACGCCGAACGCGAGTCCCGAGCCGATCGACGAGGCGAGGAACATGATCGCCGCGATGACCATCACCGGGATGCGGCCCCATTTGTTCGCGAGGGAACCCGCGAACCAGGCACCGATCGCACAGCCGAGCAGCGCCGACGAGACGGCGAAGCCCTGCAGTGCCGGGCCGAGATCGAAGGCTCCGGCGAGGGCGTCGACCGCCCCGTTGATCACAGCGGTATCGAATCCGAACAGGAAGCCGCCCAGGGCCGCCGCTATGCTGATTCCGATGACCCGGCCGCTGATGCGTCCCGGAAGTCTGTTGTTCGACATGGTTCCGCTCCCCCGTTTGCAGCGAGTCTATTGGGATGCCCTCGTGGGGCGGTGATGGGGCCGAGAGCGGGTCAGGCGCCGTAGCCCTCCTCGCCGAGTTCGGCGAGGATGCGGTTGAGATCCTGGATGGATGCGAAATCGATGACGACCTGGCCTTTTCGTGAGCCGAGATTCACCTTGACCCGAGTGTTGAGGCGATCGCCGAGCTTGCTGCCGACCTCATCGAGATAGGCGCGTCGCGCACCCGGCTGCGGCTTGGCGGCCTTCGAACCGGCCTCGCGCGGTGTCGCCTTCGCCGCTTCCTCCGCCGCACGGACGGACAGGTCCTCATTGATGATCTTGTCGGCGAGGCGCTGCATGGCTTCGGGGTCGTCCAGGCTCAGGATGGCGCGAGCGTGGCCTGCGGAGAGGACGCCGGCGGCCACGCGCTGCTGCACCGGAACAGGCAGCTTCAGCAGTCGGATGGTGTTGCTGATACGCGGGCGTGAGCGTCCGATGCGGGTGGCGAGTTCCTCCTGCGTGATGCCGAAGTCCTCGAGCAGCTGCTGGTAGGCGGATGCCTCTTCGAGCGGGTTGAGCTCGGAGCGATGCAGGTTCTCGAGCAGCGCGTCCCGGAGGAGGTCCTCATCCGTCGTGTCCCGGACGATCACCGGGATCGTCTCGAGGCCGGCTTCGCGGGCGGCGCGGGTGCGGCGCTCGCCCATGATCAGCTCGTAGGCGCCGTCGGCGTTCGTGCGGACGACCACTGGCTGCAACACGCCGAACTCGCGGACGCTGTGCACGAGCTCCGCGAGGTGCTCGGGGTCGAAGTGCGTGCGCGGCTGACGAGGGTTCGGGACGATCTCGTTCGGATCGACATGGACCAGCCGTACGCCGGGGATCTCGGCGAGTTCCGGGGTCGCCTCGGTCTCGACGGGCGGCTCCGGCTTGATCTTCGCAC
This window contains:
- the murJ gene encoding murein biosynthesis integral membrane protein MurJ, yielding MTSLGRASALLGAGTLVSRLTGLLRTIVLVGVVGSVGSKAADAFAVANQLPNSVFNLISVGVLTAVIVPQIVKASKDADGGNAFISKLFTLGTVVLVIATAAAMVAAPWLVTLQLKAYNVEQLALATAFAYWCLPQILFYGLYALVGETLNAKRIFGPFTWAPVANNIISIIGFLLIGALFGSDLVTVADWTPDMIAWLGGTATAGIMVQAGILLLFWRRTGLALKVDFRWRGVGLGNVGRIAGWTLLMALSSMAAGFYQNWVVSEASGYGAGVFVMNNAWLIFMLPYSIIVHSIGTPYFTQLSEHAAAGRDDDVRGDISRSIRTLGFFLMGAMAAVVAAAVPASRVFTNSSSDAVDAAVVLACYLVGLLPLAVLFIIQRTFYAYGDTRTPFFFTLFQCALVAITATIAWGLSASGTLPLTLLAAAVALGQSIAGTVQTIVATILLRRRLGSLETGRWMLSLGRFTLAAIPAGAAGWGVFLLLGGVDGWTTADKILGVLGAGIITVTSVAVYVVFLWVLRAPELQVAKGVVRRILPGR
- the trxB gene encoding thioredoxin-disulfide reductase; this translates as MRQVIIIGSGPAGFTAAIYAARASLEPLLIASSVEVGGELMNTTEVENYPGFPDGIQGPELMAKFQQQAERFGTEVVYDDVTSLELDGTVKKVTLGSGTVHEARTVIYATGSAYRKLGVEGEERLSGYGVSWCATCDGFFFREKTIAVVGGGDSAMEEATFLTRFAEKVYVIHRKDTLRASKIMQERAFANEKIEFIWNSEVAEILGDGAVTGVQLRSTTDGSLRDLPLDGLFVAIGNDPRTHLVHGKLDLTAEGTIWVDGRTSVTSKPGVFAAGDVIDPHYRQAITAAGSGTVAALDAEHFLADFEDASVEVPAAEAAEVIVG
- the trxA gene encoding thioredoxin encodes the protein MTAKATSQATWDQDVLQAEGTVLVDFWAEWCGPCRMVAPVLDQIQSEHPEKITILKLNVDENPELAMKYQITSIPAMKVFSAGEERKTIIGAKPKFALEQDLAEFIG
- a CDS encoding GrpB family protein, translating into MLVDYDPAWPEMFQDVAAELRGLGNAEWEIEHIGSTAVPGLTAKPIIDVAVHLTAADELDAFRVRLEAAGWRIGSGVRTHPVMVFEPGGVRTRIAHFFPPEQWDTANQRILRDWLLAHPDDAALYQEAKLAAARDAAAGRARYNAGKTAVIQQIVDRARQARGLASVPVYDK
- a CDS encoding tryptophan synthase subunit alpha — translated: MTEAIPRRASLEVLRAEAADELAVLIQERLLGGEDPWDFMEDLPSVDELVVYLLRADNISANDGVRPNAARHYRVLRQIALEYPPLTPAVWKLLGDGPKYRRWDATIADAS
- a CDS encoding sugar porter family MFS transporter — its product is MSNNRLPGRISGRVIGISIAAALGGFLFGFDTAVINGAVDALAGAFDLGPALQGFAVSSALLGCAIGAWFAGSLANKWGRIPVMVIAAIMFLASSIGSGLAFGVIDLIIWRVIGGLGVGAASVIAPAYIAEVSPARIRGRLGSLQQLAIVLGIFTALVSNAILANVAGGAADPLWFGLDAWRWMFMAEAVPAIVYGVMALRLPESPRFLVARGELDKASRVLYDFTGETDVNLKIQEIQATINTEKRESLRDLRGNLFGLKPIVWVGILLSVFQQFVGINVIFYYSTTLWLSVGFDESNALLTSVITSITNIVVTIVAILLVDKVGRRPMLLIGSVGMTITLGLMAVAFSFGTLQDGSVVLPQPWSLVALVCANGFVVFFGATWGPLVWVLLGEMFPNSIRAGALAVAAAAQWIANFFISTTFPAFAEIGLTFAYGFYAFFAALSFFFVYFRVPETKGRELETMTDVVEITHRGHKKRA
- a CDS encoding ParB/RepB/Spo0J family partition protein, with the protein product MAKRTGLGRGIGALIPTTEQTERPVDVFFPGAKIKPEPPVETEATPELAEIPGVRLVHVDPNEIVPNPRQPRTHFDPEHLAELVHSVREFGVLQPVVVRTNADGAYELIMGERRTRAAREAGLETIPVIVRDTTDEDLLRDALLENLHRSELNPLEEASAYQQLLEDFGITQEELATRIGRSRPRISNTIRLLKLPVPVQQRVAAGVLSAGHARAILSLDDPEAMQRLADKIINEDLSVRAAEEAAKATPREAGSKAAKPQPGARRAYLDEVGSKLGDRLNTRVKVNLGSRKGQVVIDFASIQDLNRILAELGEEGYGA